Proteins co-encoded in one Papaver somniferum cultivar HN1 chromosome 5, ASM357369v1, whole genome shotgun sequence genomic window:
- the LOC113279408 gene encoding uncharacterized protein LOC113279408 — translation MGLSYCSTGNHWVTIATFIKEYIICRFGVPKHIITDNGTPFANKQVQALLEEYGIKQVFSTHYYTQGNGQSESTNKTLIRNFCRTVHDNPRRWHEQLPMELWVYRAAPRSSTGVSPYSLVYGADAILPSDIKIPSARIAAASGVQWNEAEASSSRIAELDTLDSRRVKAEEHAQAFINRISRAYDKAVKPRVFKIGDLVLNTAKHIQ, via the coding sequence atgggtttAAGCTATTGCTCTACGGGGAACCACTGGGTGACAATCGCAAcatttattaaggaatacatcatTTGTCGGTTTGGTGTTCCTAAACACATCATTACTGATAACGGCACTCCCTTTGCTAACAAGCAAGTACAAGCATTGCTCGAGGAATACGGAATTAAGCAAGTCTTCTCCACTCATTATTACACTCAAGGGAATGGGCAATCCGAAAGCACTAACAAAACTCTGATTCGAAACTTCTGTCGAACAGTGCACGATAATCCCAGGAGGTGGCACGAACAACTGCCAATGGAGCTGTGGGTATATCGGGCGGCGCCTAGAAGTTCTACTGGCGTTTCTCCTTATTCGCTTGTCTATGGCGCAGACGCAATTCTCCCATCAGACATTAAAATCCCATCAGCTAGGATTGCAGCAGCAAGCGGAGTCCAATGGAATGAGGCCGAAGCATCGAGTTCCAGAATTGCGGAGTTAGATACTCTGGACTCCAGGAGAGTTAAAGCGGAAGAACACGCTCAAGCGTTTATAAATAGGATCTCCAGAGCGTACGATAAAGCTGTAAAACCACGAGTTTTTAAAATTGGAGATCTGGTGTTAAATACTGCTAAGCACATTCAGTAA